The proteins below are encoded in one region of Gopherus flavomarginatus isolate rGopFla2 chromosome 12, rGopFla2.mat.asm, whole genome shotgun sequence:
- the LOC127033327 gene encoding zinc finger protein 501-like isoform X2: protein MQENYEMVTSLGGAGLVNEKENPQRENCEDVDLQGTVLGRTEGNFYQDRKRGKPCGTQRRSERLLGCNPGKKTREPINDGGGCKDLKETTAQQRMPREEKKNTCSECGKIFIRRSNLISHQRIHTGEKPYKCLVCGKGFSHTANLISHQRIHTGEKPYKCLDCGKGFNQGSNLIRHQRTHTGEQPYKCLECGKSFIQSSDLIRHERTHTGEKPYKCLDCGKSFVLSSDLISHQSAHTGDKPYKCLECGKSFNQSSYLISHQRTHTGEKPYKCLECGKTFSWNSNLISHQRTHTGERPYKCLDCGKRFIDNTALIKHQRMHTGERPYKCLDCGKSFSRKSTHIGHQRIHRGKKP from the exons ATGCAAGAGAATTATGAGatggtgacctcgctgg ggggtgctgggctggtgaATGAGAAGGAGAATCCACAGCGGGAAAATTGTGAGGACGTGGATCTGCAGGGAACAGTATTGGGAAGAACTGAGGGGAATTTTTACCAGGATCGTAAACGAGGAAAGCCTTGTGGAACTCAGCGCAGATCAGagagattgctgggatgcaacCCAGGGAAGAAAACACGTGAACCCATAAATGATGGTGGAGGTTGCAAGGACCTCAAGGAAACCACGGCCCAACAGAGAATgcccagagaagagaaaaaaaacacatgCAGCGAGTGTGGGAAAATCTTTATTCGGCG CTCAAATCTTATTtcccatcagaggatccacacaggagagaaaccctataagtGCCTTGTCTGTGGGAAAGGTTTCAGTCATACTGCAAACCTTATTtcccatcagaggatccacacaggggagaaaccctataaatgccttGACTGTGGGAAAGGTTTCAATCAGGGTTCaaaccttattaggcatcagagaacccacacaggCGAACAACCTTATAAATGCCTggaatgtgggaaaagcttcattcaGAGCTCAGATCTTATTAGGCACGAGAGAAcccacacaggtgagaaaccctataaatgtctggactgtgggaaaagctttgttCTGAGCTCAGATCTTATTTCACATCAGAGTGCTCACACGGGAGATAAACCCTATAAGTGCctggagtgtgggaaaagtttcaatcAGAGCTCATACCTAATTTCACATCAGCGAACACatacaggagagaaaccctataaatgcctcGAGTGTGGGAAAACATTCAGCTGGAACTCAAATCTAATTTCCCATCAAAGaactcacacaggagagagaccatataagtgcctggactgtgggaaaaggttCATTGACAACACAGCCCTTATTAAACATCAAAGAATGcatacaggagagagaccctataaatgcctcgactgtgggaaaagtttcagtcgGAAGTCAACTCATAttggacatcagagaatccacagaggAAAGAAACCTTGA
- the LOC127033327 gene encoding zinc finger protein 239-like isoform X1, producing the protein MQENYEMVTSLGGAGLVNEKENPQRENCEDVDLQGTVLGRTEGNFYQDRKRGKPCGTQRRSERLLGCNPGKKTREPINDGGGCKDLKETTAQQRMPREEKKNTCSECGKIFIRRSHLISHQKVHTGEKPYKCLVCGKVFSQSSNLISHQRIHTGEKPYKCLVCGKGFSHTANLISHQRIHTGEKPYKCLDCGKGFNQGSNLIRHQRTHTGEQPYKCLECGKSFIQSSDLIRHERTHTGEKPYKCLDCGKSFVLSSDLISHQSAHTGDKPYKCLECGKSFNQSSYLISHQRTHTGEKPYKCLECGKTFSWNSNLISHQRTHTGERPYKCLDCGKRFIDNTALIKHQRMHTGERPYKCLDCGKSFSRKSTHIGHQRIHRGKKP; encoded by the exons ATGCAAGAGAATTATGAGatggtgacctcgctgg ggggtgctgggctggtgaATGAGAAGGAGAATCCACAGCGGGAAAATTGTGAGGACGTGGATCTGCAGGGAACAGTATTGGGAAGAACTGAGGGGAATTTTTACCAGGATCGTAAACGAGGAAAGCCTTGTGGAACTCAGCGCAGATCAGagagattgctgggatgcaacCCAGGGAAGAAAACACGTGAACCCATAAATGATGGTGGAGGTTGCAAGGACCTCAAGGAAACCACGGCCCAACAGAGAATgcccagagaagagaaaaaaaacacatgCAGCGAGTGTGGGAAAATCTTTATTCGGCGGTCACATCTTATTTCACATCAGAAGGTCCACACTGGAGAGAAGCCTTACAAGTGCCTTGTCTGTGGGAAAGTTTTCAGTCAGAGCTCAAATCTTATTtcccatcagaggatccacacaggagagaaaccctataagtGCCTTGTCTGTGGGAAAGGTTTCAGTCATACTGCAAACCTTATTtcccatcagaggatccacacaggggagaaaccctataaatgccttGACTGTGGGAAAGGTTTCAATCAGGGTTCaaaccttattaggcatcagagaacccacacaggCGAACAACCTTATAAATGCCTggaatgtgggaaaagcttcattcaGAGCTCAGATCTTATTAGGCACGAGAGAAcccacacaggtgagaaaccctataaatgtctggactgtgggaaaagctttgttCTGAGCTCAGATCTTATTTCACATCAGAGTGCTCACACGGGAGATAAACCCTATAAGTGCctggagtgtgggaaaagtttcaatcAGAGCTCATACCTAATTTCACATCAGCGAACACatacaggagagaaaccctataaatgcctcGAGTGTGGGAAAACATTCAGCTGGAACTCAAATCTAATTTCCCATCAAAGaactcacacaggagagagaccatataagtgcctggactgtgggaaaaggttCATTGACAACACAGCCCTTATTAAACATCAAAGAATGcatacaggagagagaccctataaatgcctcgactgtgggaaaagtttcagtcgGAAGTCAACTCATAttggacatcagagaatccacagaggAAAGAAACCTTGA